A genomic segment from Aspergillus puulaauensis MK2 DNA, chromosome 1, nearly complete sequence encodes:
- a CDS encoding uncharacterized protein (COG:S;~EggNog:ENOG410PG6K), with the protein MDPSEVVISALKDRNTYPKRDEIAAAFHDTASSVKNAEWVQEHLHPDTLLSQEELKLYSKLEDSGTLRTLLAHANFDSTRPFLDGDLQGAIEVLNTSTAGIQKQTDILTSQYDVLSRQHKRNNDRESRQNREMERLRRKHDAERQNTVVALSELAHEFDANLKNEAEKSTMDGKKILSALATQLKKNDKLLPDLEALAARVKSSDGDASIMKRTSALSTALAQYVAEEIYCRLDRLYLERILNSSGSAADGQTNKEIEAAVGLEQEMESLYPEIDILADMSTKQQFVEPILRQLQNHHGELRIASHQRLDLILETITDMTTHRESLIATLQNWESFCATVETLASKYRSEVGDQILDSTSSRRETMRRFSSQPTPMTSQPGRQSDSFPESEALSLLLRRLGLTAEAVFRAEEVDGGIQSLFQQRQHMLDGLHGYAMASDSPLVAELLPTDQAIRLLFSSLEADSLCTASLSSVEHERSLSVLESKLSRIQKGIQNLNQDVVYQRDKNQEKFLEKWG; encoded by the exons atgGACCCTTCAGAAGTGGTCATATCCGCACTAAAGGACAGGAATACATATCCCAAACGCGACGAGATCGCAGCAGCTTTTCATGATACTGCCAGCAGTGTCAAAAATGCAGAATGGGTGCAAGAACATCTACACCCTGACACGCTTCTATCGCAAGAGGAATTGAAACT GTATTCGAAGCTCGAAGATTCGGGAACTCTACGCACGCTTCTCGCCCACGCGAACTTCGATTCCACGCGACCTTTCCTCGATGGAGACCTTCAAGGGGCAATCGAAGTGCTGAACACATCCACGGCAGGAATACAGAAGCAAACTGATATTCTGACGTCTCAGTATGATGTCTTGAGCCGACAGCATAAGCGAAACAACGATCGGGAATCTAGACAAAATAGGGAGATGGAAAGGTTACGACGAAAACATGACGCAGAAAGGCAGAATACGGTTGTTGCG TTGAGTGAGTTGGCACATGAATTCGACGCCAATCTGAAGAATGAGGCGGAGAAATCGACAATGGACGGGAAAAAGATACTCTCTGCCTTGGCGACGCAGTTGAAAAAGAACGACAAGCTACTGCCGGACCTTGAGGCGCTTGCGGCTAGGGTAAAGTCTTCTGATGGTGATGCCTCTATCATGAAGCGAACGTCAGCGTTAAGCACAGCCCTTGCTCAATATGTCGCCGAAGAAATATACTGCCGGCTTGACCGCTTGTATTTGGAGAGAATACTCAACAGCAGTggatctgctgcagatggccAAACGAACAAAGAAATTGAGGCCGCAGTTGGCTTAGAACAAGAAATGGAATCTCTCTATCCAGAAATCGATATCTTGGCCGATATGTCGACTAAGCAACAGTTTGTTGAGCCCATACTCCGGCAACTCCAGAATCACCATGGCGAGCTGCGAATTGCATCCCATCAGAGACTCGATTTG ATTCTGGAAACAATCACAGATATGACGACACACAGAGAGAGCCTTATTGCAACCCTGCAAAATTGGGAGTCATTTTGTGCCACGGTCGAGACCCTTGCCTCGAAATATCGATCCGAGGTCGGTGACCAGATCTTAGACTCGACCAGTTCAAGGCGGGAGACTATGAGAAGGTTCTCTAGCCAACCTACTCCTATGACGTCCCAGCCTGGGAGACAATCCGATTCTTTCCCAGAATCCGAGGCATTAAGTCTGCTCTTGCGCCGCCTGGGCCTAACAGCTGAGGCTGTCTTCCGGGCTGAGGAAGTCGACGGAGGGATCCAGTCTTTATTCCAACAGAGACAGCACATGCTTGATGGTTTACACGGTTATGCCATGGCGAGTGATTCACCCCTGGTGGCCGAGCTTCTTCCCACAGACCAGGCAATTAGGCTGCTTTTCTCTTCGTTGGAAGCTGACTCTCTATGCACCGCCTCTCTATCAAGTGTGGAGCATGAGAGGAGCCTCTCGGTGCTCGAGTCAAAACTAAGCCGTATTCAGAAAGGCATTCAGAATCTCAACCAGGATGTTGTTTATCAACGGGACAAGAACCAGGAAAAGTTCCTCGAGAAGTGGGGATAG
- a CDS encoding uncharacterized protein (TransMembrane:1 (o26-46i)), whose translation MKSMEADPQSATSITSLKAIATKEKIHAAVSMGGESLLTLMAGLILGACRQRERRHIGESIQKHSGQDHQKDLVFGLGLSKMGTANSPKQVIASTPQLGEEGIQ comes from the coding sequence ATGAAGAGTATGGAAGCCGATCCCCAGAGCGCAACGAGCATCACCAGCCTGAAAGCGATAGCAACCAAAGAGAAAATACACGCCGCCGTATCCATGGGCGGGGAATCCCTATTGACATTGATGGCAGGCCTAATTTTAGGTGCTTGTCGCCAGAGAGAACGACGGCATATCGGAGAATCGATACAGAAACATTCAGGTCAAGATCATCAGAAAGATctcgtcttcggcctcgGATTATCCAAGATGGGAACCGCGAACTCTCCGAAGCAAGTGATCGCATCTACGCCGCAgctcggcgaagaagggaTCCAGTAA
- a CDS encoding tyrosine protein kinase SWE1 (BUSCO:EOG09260W9L;~COG:D;~EggNog:ENOG410PVUR;~InterPro:IPR000719,IPR011009,IPR008271;~PFAM:PF07714,PF00069;~go_function: GO:0004672 - protein kinase activity [Evidence IEA];~go_function: GO:0005524 - ATP binding [Evidence IEA];~go_process: GO:0006468 - protein phosphorylation [Evidence IEA]), translated as MVATFSPHRDAGGTLHLPSHSGIHHIDANTAIRQLRRSFSRSPSKSSNFSLLTSRNHSPSKNTSYVSSPLSPSRRSAQGNFVLFPSSSQQSPFAIPYPPSAKISRPTMRRARTSPRSPSKRALNVSTDQGNAKPLHETPVTPGVENSPTIPGISLSPDGMDGGVGACSSDPTVCMEGSSTTRPSASRVEKRRSGTFGSYSAVSPMKRSDGIMNLDRASRGSPSAKRRSVHAVNLSADFSIFDSESATHTPEDSKTADFDLEKDAILFPNTTTTPPFSPFATVPRRTSSLRRSTLQQRPSDRSLFSRAKAMGDSEGSDAGTPLTVCSRPSLDSSTFQPNRESLFSPRPAQGNSLFSNPVGTAPRPGAHPLSRTITQSSSSSSLVDDSPTHEPPQKSDRPRAIFNFSKSLPAGATRPTAARHLTREDSASSTDSFATPENYKLVKPLPAAFMSTGLISKKNRNVDDPQSMLGSSKNMPDTPCKRPVNLFTTGERAQPEELLGKSTLSNAIDMPPPSPFNPPSARPKPGPFGRGMGIFGNTFNRPDLSRRGSLASIDGDDGLHIQSPSNRQDSQPLCESDLPPTPTKQSFFPSRTYPPTTSQIASLERLSEVRGTHSSPLHDRFQRGSPRTPQEHLCPPDPSGLTISAPNDRQSVQPDFNTFNLPATPTGPRDSFIGKRPSLPLNIHHAPDVDPCLTSRFERVELVGTGEFSQVYRISQPNEVPLSIFSTTPKSPKALHEQVWAVKKAKQPYSGLKDRERRIREVDTLKALTNFDHIISFTDSWENNGHLYIQTEYCEEGSLDVFLAQVGLKARLDDFRIWKILLELSTGLKHIHDSGFIHLDLKPANILVTFEGVLKIADFGMATRWPAEEGIEGEGDREYIGPEILMGRYDKPADIFSLGLIIFEIAGNVELPDNGLSWQKLRNGDMSDVPSLTWSSETTVFRDASGNPVSEEPSFEELCASEFGDDDFCTPDFLRSNSERKPIPFTRSSELADPPDFMVDASHEQSLDKIVRWMISPEPQDRPTADNILESYGVQFVASRRRAGATVYEGNWGPADDVLAEDAEMIDV; from the exons ATGGTCGCGACCTTTTCGCCGCACCGTGATGCGGGCGGCACATTGCACCTTCCATCACATTCTGGAATTCATCACATCGATGCTAATACGGCCATCCGACAACTTCGCCGATCTTTCTCCCGCTCACcttcgaagagctcgaacTTCTCCCTTCTAACATCTCGAAACCACTCTCCGTCCAAAAACACCTCATACGTTTCTTCCCCATTGTCGCCGTCGCGAAGATCCGCGCAGGGCAACTTTGTTCTCTTTCCCAGCTCTTCTCAACAATCACCGTTCGCTATCCCGTATCCACCTAGCGCAAAAATCTCGCGCCCTACAATGCGCCGCGCGCGCACGTCCCCTCGAAGTCCGTCCAAACGCGCTCTTAACGTCTCAACTGACCAAGGGAACGCAAAACCCCTTCATGAGACCCCCGTTACTCCTGGGGTAGAGAACTCCCCCACAATACCGGGAATCAGCCTCTCGCCCGACGGAATGGACGGTGGCGTTGGTGCGTGCTCGAGCGACCCAACCGTGTGTATGGAGGGATCGTCTACTACCCGCCCTTCAGCGTCCCGGGTTGAGAAGCGACGGAGCGGGACATTTGGCTCATATTCAGCTGTGAGTCCCATGAAACGAAGCGATGGCATTATGAACTTGGATCGCGCGTCACGGGGTAGTCCTTCAGCAAAACGACGAAGCGTCCATGCTGTGAATCTTTCAGCAGACTTTAGCATATTTGATAGCGAAAGCGCCACGCATACACCGGAGGATTCGAAAACAGCAGATTTCGACCTAGAGAAGGATGCAATATTATTCCcaaatactactactacgCCTCCATTCAGCCCTTTTGCTACCGTCCCTAGACGTACCTCGTCTCTACGGCGGTCAACACTGCAGCAACGTCCAAGCGATAGGTCCTTGTTTTCTCGTGCTAAAGCTATGGGGGACTCAGAGGGTTCCGATGCGGGAACTCCTTTAACCGTTTGTTCACGCCCATCTTTGGACAGCAGCACCTTTCAACCCAACCGCGAGAGTCTATTTTCCCCACGACCTGCCCAGGGCAACTCGTTATTCTCGAACCCAGTTGGGACAGCGCCAAGACCAGGCGCCCATCCGCTATCCAGGACGATCACCCAATCTTCATCCAGCTCTAGCCTGGTAGACGACTCCCCTACTCATGAACCCCCCCAGAAAAGCGATCGCCCGAGGGCGATCTTCAATTTCTCGAAATCACTACCAGCAGGTGCCACTCGGCCTACCGCTGCACGCCATCTTACTCGCGAAGACTCAGCGTCATCAACGGATTCTTTCGCTACACCTGAAAACTACAAGCTCGTCAAACCCCTCCCAGCCGCATTCATGTCCACTGGTCTCATATCAAAAAAGAACCGCAATGTCGATGATCCCCAAAGCATGCTAGGGTCTAGCAAAAACATGCCTGACACGCCATGCAAAAGACCTGTGAACTTGTTTACCACTGGCGAGAGGGCCCAACCCGAGGAGCTACTCGGAAAGTCGACTCTGAGCAATGCCATAGAcatgcctcctccttcgccgtTCAACCCTCCCAGCGCACGGCCGAAGCCGGGTCCTTTTGGGCGAGGCATGGGCATCTTTGGGAATACTTTCAATCGACCGGACCTTTCGCGGCGCGGAAGCTTGGCCAGTATagacggggatgatgggcTACATATTCAGTCGCCTTCTAACCGACAGGATAGTCAGCCACTTTGTGAATCCGACTTACCCCCAACGCCTACCAAACAATCGTTTTTCCCATCTCGAACATACCCTCCTACCACCTCACAAATCGCCTCCCTTGAACGCCTGTCTGAGGTGAGGGGTACACATTCTAGCCCACTGCATGACAGATTTCAACGTGGATCACCTCGTACGCCTCAAGAACACCTCTGCCCTCCCGATCCTAGTGGCCTAACTATATCAGCACCCAATGACCGGCAGTCTGTCCAGCCAGACTTCAACACTTTCAACCTGCCTGCCACTCCGACCGGCCCACGTGACTCTTTCATAGGCAAGAGGCCGAGCCTTCCATTGAATATACACCATGCTCCAGATGTAGACCCGTGTCTGACATCTCGCTTTGAGCGCGTTGAACTCGTCGGTACTGGAGAGTTCTCGCAAGTGTACCGTATTTCTCAGCCGAATGAAGTCCCTCTGTCCATATTCTCAACGACTCCAAAATCGCCTAAAGCATTGCATGAGCAGGTTTGGGCAGTTAAAAAGGCGAAACAACCATACTCAGGATTGAAGGACCGTGAGCGCCGTATTCGAGAAGTCGATACCTTGAAGGCCCTCACGAATTTTGACCATATTATATCTTTCACCGACAGTTGGGAAAACAATGGGCACCTCTACATTCAAACAGAGTACTGTGAGGAGGGTAGCTTGGATGTTTTCCTCGCACAAGTGGGACTCAAAGCGAGGCTCGACGACTTTCGAATTTGGAAGATCTTGCTCGAGCTATCTACG GGTCTGAAACATATACATGATTCCGGGTTTATTCACCTCGATTTAAAACCAGCTAACATCCTGGTTACATTCGAAGGTGTCTTGAAGATTGCAGATTTTGGCATGGCAACCCGATGGCCTGCCGAAGAGGGAATTGAAGGGGAGGGTGACCGTGAATATATTGGCCCGGAAATTTTGATGGGAAGATATGACAAGCCAGCGGACATCTTCTCTTTGGGACTGATCATTTTCGAGATTGCCGGCAATGTTGAGCTTCCTGACAACGGCCTTTCGTGGCAAAAGCTAAGAAACGGCGATATGAGTGACGTCCCGAGCCTGACCTGGAGCTCTGAGACTACTGTTTTCCGCGATGCGTCTGGGAACCCCGTCTCAGAAGAGCCGTCATTTGAAGAGCTGTGCGCGTCAGAATTTGGGGACGATGATTTCTGCACACCCGACTTCTTAAGGAGTAATAGCGAGCGAAAACCAATTCCATTCACACGGAGCAGTGAGCTTGCCGACCCACCCGATTTTATGGTCGATGCCAGTCATGAGCAATCTCTTGATAAGATCGTGCGCTGGATGATTTCTCCTGAACCACAGGACCGACCGACGGCAGATAACATTCTGGAGTCCTATGGTGTCCAATTCGTCGCGTCCCGGCGTAGGGCTGGCGCCACAGTTTATGAGGGCAATTGGGGCCCTGCCGATGATGTTCTTGCAGAAGACGCAGAAATGATCGATGTTTGA
- the AKR1 gene encoding ankyrin repeat domain-containing DHHC palmitoyltransferase family protein (COG:S;~EggNog:ENOG410PH8P;~InterPro:IPR002110,IPR036770,IPR001594,IPR020683;~PFAM:PF13857,PF12796,PF00023,PF13606,PF01529;~TransMembrane:6 (i312-331o337-354i374-392o404-423i502-524o557-578i);~go_function: GO:0005515 - protein binding [Evidence IEA];~go_function: GO:0016409 - palmitoyltransferase activity [Evidence IEA]), which translates to MSSGGSSSGPQAGSSNNSSAAVGSSSPSAPSGKSAATPPKVAADDVSVELKNMKSERSPARSIPLGEDIMQIARIGEVSVMQKLFEEKKFTANHTDEEGITPLHWAAINNQYAMCKFLLESGANVNAKGGDSVATPAMWAAQRCHYYIVHLLLQNGADPLLTDVQGYNILHLATIDGNAFLLVLLLHQDIPVDVVDQQGHTGLMWAAYKGYPACVDLFLRWGANPNAVDDGGLAPLHWALVKGSLPCVLKILEYGADRFATTTDGKTPALVAQEMNTRHVWFRSLNECGYDVEGNRKVLPMGLAPYVRDKSIMSKFFFLWPFLLIFVVVWILSHMVIYFAIPIAIVAVFGLQWVAKKAASQGPTEYRFIQKTPFLAGVFAGSLFWVFIRYLLYVLPATYSTHPFLNIGFAIFFSLTTYFYFYSMVADPGYVPKLGSRNQQKSVVGELFDEWKFDEENFCVYCMTRRPLRSKHCKRCSRCVAKHDHHCPWIDNCVGANNLRQFVLYILCLEVGIILFLHLTFNYINGLPAPAEPKCNVLNDQICDFVLRDTFTLLLDIWIAIQLVWITMLGAVQLVQVSRNQTTYENMRGHSMDRSYPSSRAFASAVTAGTTSLDAAGLSASGQGPNPALGQGGHRHRGGCLKQWSSLLGFDTFFATAREGLRDGPRAARPKNPFSRGIATNCRDFWCDPAPYFGKREPGSAMLGGEIVNYNQMYESPSRMHRSGDYRSVAYEDDVV; encoded by the exons ATGTCGTCTGGGGGTTCCTCGTCCGGGCCTCAagccggcagcagcaacaacagctctGCTGCCGTAGGCTCAAGTTCGCCGTCCGCGCCCTCTGGCAAAAGCGCCGCGACTCCCCCGAAAGTCGCTGCCGATGATGTGTCGGTTGAGCTTAAAAACATGAAATCTGAACGCAGCCCTGCGCGGTCAATCCCGCTGGGTGAAGATATCATGCAGATTGCTCGAATCGGTGAGGTTTCGGTTATGCAAAAACTGTTTGAGGAGAAAAAGTTCACCGCGAACCAtacggatgaggaggggattACTCCGTTACAT TGGGCCGCGATCAACAATCAATATGCGATGTGCAAGTTCCTACTTGAGTCCGGGGCCAATGTAAACGCGAAAGGAGGAGATTCAGTTGCCACACCCGCGATGTGGGCAGCTCAGCGGTGCCACTATTATATTGTGCATCTGTTGCTCCAGAACGGAGCTGATCCACTTCTTACCGACGTCCAAGGCTATAATATCCTCCATCTCGCAACGATCGACGGAAACGCGTTCTTACTCGTGTTGCTCCTACACCAGGACATACCGGTTGACGTTGTCGACCAGCAGGGGCATACGGGGTTGATGTGGGCGGCTTATAAAGGATATCCGGCGTGCGTGGATCTGTTCTTGCGCTGGGGCGCAAACCCGAACGCTGTTGATGACGGTGGTCTGGCACCTCTCCACTGGGCTCTTGTCAAGGGGTCTTTGCCATGTGTTCTGAAAATCCTCGAATATGGTGCCGATCGATTTGCGACAACAACGGATGGCAAGACGCCGGCCCTAGTAGCACAGGAAATGAACACAAGGCATGTCTGGTTCCGTTCCCTAAATGAGTGCGGCTACGATGTGGAGGGGAATCGGAAGGTTCTTCCCATGGGTTTAGCCCCCTACGTGAGGGACAAGAGCATCATGTCTaagttcttcttcctctggccgTTCCTTCTGATTTTTGTGGTTGTATGGATCCTTAGCCACATGGTCATCTATTTCGCCATTCCCATTGCGATTGTGGCAGTGTTTGGGCTACAATGGGTggccaagaaggctgccAGCCAGGGTCCTACTGAATATCGGTTCATTCAAAAAACG ccATTCTTGGCTGGTGTTTTTGCGGGCTCGTTATTTTGGGTATTTATCAGATATTTGCTCTATGTTTTGCCAG CGACATACTCCACGCATCCCTTTTTGAATATAGGTTTCGCTATATTTTTCTCGTTGACGACGTACTTCTACTTCTACTCAATGGTTGCGGATCCAGGGTATGTGCCGAAGCTTGGCAGCAGGAACCAGCAAAAATCGGTGGTCGGCGAACTGTTTGACGAGTGGAAGTTTGACGAAGAGAACTTCTGCGTCTACTGCATGACTCGAAGACCCCTTCGTAGCAAACACTGCAAGCGCTGCTCCCGTTGCGTCGCAAAACATGACCA TCACTGCCCCTGGATTGATAACTGCGTCGGCGCCAACAACTTGCGGCAGTTTGTTTTGTACATTCTTTGTTTGGAGGTCGGTATTATCTTATTCCTGCATTTGACGTTCAATT ACATCAACGGGCTGCCAGCACCCGCGGAACCGAAGTGCAACGTCCTGAATGACCAGATATGTGACTTTGTGCTTCGCGATACCTtcactcttctccttgatattTGGATAGCTATCCAGCTGGTCTGGATCACTATGCTTGGCGCCGTTCAGCTGGTTCAGGTCTCTCGAAATCAGACAACGTACGAAAACATGAGAGGGCACTCGATGGATCGAAGCTATCCCAGCTCGCGGGCTTTCGCTTCCGCCGTTACAGCGGGCACGACCTCACTCGACGCCGCCGGtctttcagcttctggtCAAGGCCCGAATCCTGCACTGGGCCAAGGGGGACACCGTCACCGAGGCGGCTGCTTAAAACAATGGTCTTCTCTGCTCGGGTTTGACACGTTCTTTGCAACCGCCCGCGAGGGCCTCCGAGATGGTCCTCGCGCTGCACGGCCCAAGAATCCTTTCTCACGCGGCATCGCCACTAACTGCCGAGACTTCTGGTGTGATCCAGCACCTTATTTCGGGAAGCGAGAACCCGGCTCTGCAATGCTTGGTGGTGAAATTGTCAACTATAACCAGATGTACGAGTCTCCATCAAGAATGCACCGTAGTGGCGACTACCGGAGCGTGGCATACGAAGACGACGTTGTATAA
- a CDS encoding uncharacterized protein (COG:Q;~EggNog:ENOG410QEAU;~InterPro:IPR025700,IPR036188;~PFAM:PF13434) → MEPVERKPEADFRSYRKMSLAQQRGAQRLRPTPPDELHDLLCVGFGPASLSIAIALHDALDPCLNKCAPTSGWQPKVAFLERQKQFAWHSGMLVPGSRMQISFIKDLATLRDPRSSFTFLNYLHQNDRLIHFTNLSTFTPARMEFEDYMRWCAQQFSDVVSYGEEVIEVVPGKSNPDSTVVDYFTVLSRNVETGEISSRSARKVVLALGGTAKLPAELPQDARIMHSSKYCTTLPTLLKDNNEPYNIAVLGSGQSAAEIFQDLQKRYPNSRTSLIMRDTAMRPSDDSPFVNEVFNPERTDKFYNLSPAERQSSLKADKATNYSVVRIELIEEIYNEMYLQRVKNPDETQWQHRILPGRKITRVEHYGPKRRMRLHVKAVKEGSDSLVGDGKQVLEVDALMVATGYNRNAHEQLLNKVQQLRPATQDRWTPRRDYRVDLDQSKVSANAGIWLQGSNEQTHGLSDSLLSVLAARGGEMVESIFGEQLENAAVPDTRFRAML, encoded by the exons ATGGAACCTGTTGAGCGGAAACCCGAGGCTGACTTCCGGAGCTATCGCAAGATGTCTCTTGCGCAGCAACGTGGTGCTCAGCGACTGAGGCCAACTCCTCCGGACGAGCTGCACGACCTCCTCTGCGTGGGGTTCGGACCTGCTTCGTTATCGATTGCGATTGCTCTGCATGACGCCCTCGATCCATGCTTGAACAAATGCGCGCCCACCTCCGGCTGGCAGCCGAAGGTGGCCTTCCTGGAACGCCAGAAACAATTTGCCTGGCACTCAGGCATGTTGGTTCCAGGCTCAAGAATGCAGATATCCTTTATTAAGGATCTCGCCACCCTCCGTGATCCCCGCAGCAGCTTCACCTTCCTCAACTACCTTCATCAGAATGATCGCCTGATCCATTTCACCAACCTGAGTACCTTTACACCGGCCCGTATGGAGTTTGAAGACTACATGCGATGGTGTGCACAGCAATTCTCCGATGTCGTGTCCTATGGCGAGGAGGTGATTGAGGTGGTACCCGGAAAGTCAAATCCGGATAGCACCGTCGTCGACTACTTCACAGTCCTATCTCGCAACGTGGAAACCGGCGAAATCTCATCGAGAAGCGCACGCAAGGTTGTGCTTGCCCTCGGAGGAACTGCGAAGCTGCCAGCCGAGCTTCCTCAAGACGCCAGGATCATGCACTCGTCGAAGTACTGCACTACCCTCCCAACATTGCTCAAGGACAACAATGAGCCCTACAACATCGCAGTCCTAGGAAGTGGCCAAAGTGCTGCTGAGATCTTCCAAGATCTCCAGAAGCGGTATCCCAACTCCAGGACCTCGCTCATCATGAGAGACACTGCCATGAGACCCAGTGATGATTCGCCTTT TGTAAACGAAGTTTTCAACCCCGAAAGAACCGACAAGTTCTACAACCTCTCGCCCGCCGAGCGCCAAAGCTCCCTCAAGGCCGATAAAGCCACGAACTACAGCGTTGTCAGAATCGAGTTGATTGAGGAAATCTACAATGAGATGTATCTCCAGAGAGTCAAGAACCCCGACGAGACCCAATGGCAGCATCGCATCCTCCCCGGCCGCAAGATTACACGTGTTGAGCATTATGGACCGAAGCGACGGATGCGACTGCACGTCAAGGCTGTGAAGGAGGGTAGCGATAGCCTCGTCGGCGACGGAAAGCAGGTTTTGGAGGTGGACGCGCTCATGGTCGCCACGGGCTACAACCGCAACGCCCACGAACAGCTCCTTAACAAGGTACAACAGCTGCGACCGGCAACCCAGGATCGTTGGACCCCGAGACGAGATTACCGCGTCGACCTAGATCAGAGCAAAGTTAGCGCAAACGCTGGAATCTGGTTACAGGGCAGCAATGAGCAGACACATGGATTGAGCGATAGTCTCCTGTCGGTTCTGGCCGCACGAGGTGGCGAGATGGTGGAATCGATTTTCGGAGAGCAACTTGAGAACGCGGCGGTGCCGGACACCAGATTCCGCGCTATGCtctag
- a CDS encoding putative cyclin-dependent protein kinase complex component (COG:S;~EggNog:ENOG410PJMA;~InterPro:IPR013922;~PFAM:PF08613;~go_function: GO:0019901 - protein kinase binding [Evidence IEA];~go_process: GO:0000079 - regulation of cyclin-dependent protein serine/threonine kinase activity [Evidence IEA]), with protein MSVCTAEGKSLVDDENIKQTPGLLSLPEEAENDTNFNRLDVFDIKPEQALELLCVCMDKLEAMQTVSMLGVQDGDSYSGPEDTPTQAPELHVYGDRRDRMQQSLLSRRFVSKREPPITLREYLSRLHRYCPLSTGVYLAASLFITRIANADRVISVNRKNIHRLVLAGLRVAMKTLEDLSYSHGRVAKVGGVSDWELTRLELGFCFLADFKLRVDKQMLAEQARALQWHMAHSSSPNLGT; from the coding sequence ATGAGCGTTTGTACCGCTGAGGGTAAATCCCTGGTCGATGATGAAAACATAAAACAGACACCTGGGTTATTATCCCTGCCCGAAGAAGCGGAAAATGACACAAACTTCAACCGCCTGGACGTGTTCGATATCAAACCAGAGCAGGCTTTGGAACTCTTGTGTGTTTGCATGGACAAACTCGAGGCAATGCAGACAGTGAGCATGCTAGGCGTTCAAGATGGCGATTCTTATTCGGGTCCTGAGGACACGCCAACACAGGCGCCCGAATTGCATGTCTATGGCGACCGTCGCGATCGCATGCAACAGTCTCTTCTGTCTAGGCGTTTCGTCTCGAAGCGAGAACCACCGATAACATTAAGGGAATATCTCTCGCGTCTTCATCGCTActgtccactgtccactgGGGTGTATCTTGCCGCAAGCCTATTCATCACTAGAATAGCAAACGCCGACCGAGTCATATCGGTGAACCGGAAGAATATTCATCGCCTGGTACTCGCTGGTCTGCGCGTAGCGATGAAGACGCTTGAGGACCTCAGCTATTCGCATGGTCGGGTTGCTAAAGTTGGAGGAGTGTCAGACTGGGAACTCACTCGGCTGGAACTCGGCTTCTGTTTTCTCGCAGATTTCAAACTACGTGTCGACAAACAAATGCTAGCTGAGCAGGCAAGAGCTCTACAATGGCACATGGCACACTCATCCTCACCCAATCTGGGCACTTAA